The sequence GTCGAGGTGGCGCCGGTCAACGCGTCCCTGCGGCCGTTCCAGCTCGCGTCCGGCAGCGAGGTGACCGTCACCCCCGATCGGGTGGGGGCGATCACACCGTTGGCAGACCAGTCGGCCAACAACCCGAAGCGGCGCTCGGCGCCAAGCGCCGCTTCGACCCTCGGCCTCTGGCTCGTCGGGCTCCTGCTGACCGTCACGGTCGTCTCTGGTGCGATCGGCCTGGCCAGCCTCTGGCGGGACCGCCGGCGCCGCCAGGACCGACCGATCCCACCGATCCCGCCGAGCCCAGCCCATCCGGTGATCACACCAGACTTGTCGTTCGCCCACGCCGGGGCGCCCGGATCCACCGGGTGGGTGACGCTCCCGGCGGACCCCGCTGGCGAGGCGACCGACCCGGTACCGGCGCCGGCCGGGGAGGGCGGGCCTGCGCCCGACGCAGACTGGAAGCCGACGCACCGCGTGCCACCGGAGGGGCTGAAGGCGAGAGCCATCCCCGTGGCCGATGCGGGCGACGTGGCCAGCCTCGATCCCGACCTGGCGGTCCGGGTCGTCGAGTACCGGGGGGAGTGGGCCAACGTCGTGTCCGCGGACGGATGGTCGGGGTGGGTGGTCGCCCGGCGGCTGCGGCCCCAGGCCGAGCGCGCCTGACCGGCGCTGTCGTGGCGGCGCAGGCACGGCGCCGACGGCGCGTCAGCCGGGGAGGTGCGGGCCCATCAGGTCGGCGAAGTTGTCACCGTAGAAGCGCTGCTTGGCCGCCTGCGGGAGCCCGGCGAGCGACGCTTCGAAGCGTCCCAGCGGATTGCGCCCGCCCTCGACGTGCGGATAGTCGGACGAGAACAGGCACACGGCCTCACCGGCGTTCTCGATGATCCATCCGGCGTCCTCGTGTGGGTAGGGCGTTACCCGGACCTGCCGGCGGACGAACTCGCTGGGCTTGAGGGACAGGCGCTGGAGCCGCTCCTCGTTCCGCACGAAGGCGGTGGCGGCGGAGTCCATCGACCGCATCCAGCCCGGCACCCAGGACGCACCCTGCTCGATCACGCCCACTCTGAGCTCCGGGAACCGATCCAGCACGCCATCGATGATCATCGTGGCCAGGGTCTGCATGGGTGGATACGGGATGGCCATGTAGTCGATGGAGCGGAAGTTGCCGTCGCCTCCGTGGAAGTCGGGTACCGGCGGGAGCCCGTTCTCGAAGTAGCTGGGATCGAGCAGCCGCCCGCCGCCGCCGACGTGGAAGACGACCGGCAGGCGAGCCTCCTGAGCCTGGGCCCACACCAGGTCGAGCGAGACGTGGCTCGGGCTGTGGCCGGGCGGGCAGGCGGAGGGGATCATGAGCGCCCTGCAGCCGATCTGGATGGCGTCGGCCGCCGTCGCCGCGGCCAGCTCGAAGTCGACCAGCGGCACGTATCCCACGGCGAGCAGTCGGCGGTCGGCCGAGCAGAAGTCGACCATCGCCCGGTTGTGCGCTCGGGCCAGGCCGTAGGCGTAGTCGACGTCACCACCGTGCTCGACCCGCACCAGCTCCTTGTTGGTGAAGGTGTTGAACACGAGCTGACTGGCGAAGCCCAGCAGGTCCAGGGCCCTCGACCGGTCCTCGGCGATCAGCGACCCGGTGGCCCGCCAGTTCTTGCGCAGCCAGACCTGCTCCTCCTCCTCGGCCCGGTAGGCCGGGTCGGCGTGCAGCTCCCGATGGCGGTTCAGCTCCTGGAGCTCTGAGCGGTTCAGCTCGTACGCCGGCCGCAGACGCGCCCTCAGTGCCGGATCGGCGTAGGCCATGAACCAGTCGGGCGGCTCCATCACGTGCGAGTCGGCGTCGTGGACCACCGGGGCCGGCAGGACCGTCATGGCGTCACATTACGACCCTCTGGGCCCAGGACACCTACTGCTGTTCCAGACAAGGCCGAAAGTGGGCGCCGCGCTCCGGGGCGCCGCGCCCCATTTCGACCTGATGTGGAACCGCGCTACCTCCGGTGTCCGCGCACCGCCGTCAGCCGAGGGACACCAGCCGGCCGAGCCCCACGTCCTGGAGCGCTGTCTGGAGCTGAGTGGTTACCCAGGTGAGCCGATCGAGGGCGAGCAGGACCCCGAAGCCGGCCAGGACCAGGGCCGAGGAGCAGGTGAGGACGGCGAAGTGACGCCTTACCCAGTCGAAGGCGCCGGCGAGCCGGCCGAAGGCCAGTCCGGTGGCCAGGAACGGCACGCCGAGCCCAAGGGAGTAGCAGGCCAGCAGGGTGGCACCCTCGAGCGAGCGTCCCTGCGAGGCGGCGACGGCCAGGACCGAGGCCAGGATCGGCCCGATGCACGGCGTCCACCCGAAGCCGAAGGCAGCTCCGGCCACGGGCGCCGCCAGGGGGCCGAAACGGGACGGGCTGGGATGGAAGCGGGCCTCGCCGTACATCCACGGGATGTTGAGCCGGCCCGGGAGGCCGGCCCGAGAGCTGAGCCGGCCCGGGAGGCCGGCCCGAGCGGTGAACATGACCGAGCCGAGCAGGAGGAGGGCCATCGCCAGGACGGCGGCGCCGGAGACACGGGTGAGCAGCAGGTGGTTGCGGAACAACGCCTGGCCGACCACCGTCGCCGACAGCCCCAGCAGGATGAAGACCACCGAGAAGCCGGCGACGAACAGGGAGGTGTCCCGGGTGATGCGGCCGAGGTGGTGACGGGCGCCGGATCGGACCTCGGCCACGTCGAGGCCGGTGATGACCGACAGGTAGGCGGGGACGATGGGCAACACGCACGGGGACGCGAACGAGACGACGCCGCCGCCGAATGCAGCCAGGTAGCTCACACCTTCGACGCTCTGGGTCATGATCGGAGCGTCGATGCTAACCCCGCGACCTGCGCAGACGCGAATCCGGGGTCTCAGCGGGCGAGGTCGACCCGCTCCGGGTGGCTGTAGACGTTGGCCCTCTGGTCCCTGATGAAGCCGACCACGGTCATACCGAGATCCCGGGCGGTGGTCACGGCCAGGCTCGAGGGGGCGGACACGGCGGCGAGGATGGGGATCCCGGCCAGGGCGGCCTTCTGGACGATCTCGAAGCTCACCCGGCCCGAGACCACCAACACCCGATCACCCAAGGGCAGGGTGTCGTCGAGCAGGCTGCGTCCGACGAGCTTGTCGACGGCGTTGTGGCGGCCCACGTCCTCGCGCACGGACAGCACCGTCCCCTCGGGGTCCGACAGCCCGGCGGCGTGAAGACCGCCCGTCTGCTCGAACAACCGTTGCGAGCGGCGGAGGGCGTCGGGCAGGGCGAGCAGCGTGGAGACGGCAACGGACGGGCCCGACCCGAGCGGGTCGCACCTGCGTCGGAGCTGGTCGAGCGTGGCCGTGCCGCAGATGCCGCAGCTCGCGGTCACCGAGAATCGGCGCTCCACACCGTCCAACGCCGCCGGCCGGGTGAGCTGCACGGTGACGATGTTGTAGCGCTGCTCGTCACCAGGAGGCGCGTCGCAGTAGCGCACCGACGAGACGTCGGCGCTCGACCCCACGACTCCCTCCGACCGCAGGAACCCGACGGCCAGCTCGAAGTCGTGTCCGGGGGTCCGCATGGTGACGCTCACCGCCGTCGGGTGCTCGCCAGGGCTACCGACGCGAATCTCCATGGGCTCCTCGGCGGCCAACCGGTCGGGGAGCTCGACGTGGCGATCGCCCCGAAGGGCGAGCACCTTGGTCGACGCGACCAGCCGGCTCATCCGGACACGGGCCCCAGCCGGGCCAGATCGTCAGGTGCATCGACGTCGGCGAGAGGGCGGCCGCTCATGGGGTCGTTATTCCCCTCCCTGCACCGTCCTCACCGGGCCCCACGAGCCGCCGCTCGATCAGCTGGGCGAGATGCACGGCGCGTCGGCCCGTGCCGTGCTCGATCTGGGTGCGGCAGCTGAACCCGTCGGCCATCACCTCGGTGGCGGGATCGGCGTCGCGCACCGCCGGAAAGAGGACCCGCTCACCGACCGCCATCGAGAGCTGGTACTTCTCTGCCTCGAAACCCCACGAACCTGCCAGCCCGCAGCACCCGCTGTCGGGCGTGGTCCACGCGACCCCCATGCGATCGAGCACGGCGATGTCGTCGTCCATGCCCATCACGGCCCGCTGATGGCAGTGCCCCTGCACGAGCACGCCGCCGCCACCGTCGGGAAGCTCCCAGTCGGGAGCGTGGAGCTGGAGCAGTTCGCCCAGTGTGTGCGTCTGCCGGGCGAGGCGGGTCACATCTGGATCGTCGGGGGCCAGCTCGCCCAGCTCGTCGCGGATCGAGGCGCAACAGCTGGGCTCGGCGACAACGATCGGTACGCCCGCCCGGATCATCGGTCTGAGCACGTCGAGCAGCTGGGCGTGGAGACGACGGGCGGTCGCCAGCATCCCGTAGTCGTACAGCGGTCGCCCACAACACACCACCCGCGGCGGCACCAGGACCTCGAAACCGGCGGCCTCGAGGACCGTGACGACGGCCCGGTCCACCTCGGGGTGGAAGAAGTTGCTGAAGGTGTCGGGGAGCAACAGCACCGGGCGGCGGCCCGGCCTCCACGCCGGCCGGGGGCGACGGGCGAACCAACTTCGGAAGGTCTTTTCGGCCAGCCGCGGGACAGGGCGCCGCGGGGCGACGCCAGCCGCTCGTTTGACCGCGCCCGCCAGCGCCGGGGTGCGCGTAACGGCGTTCACGAGGCGCGGGGCGCCGGAACCGATCCGGGCGCCATACATGATGAGGCCCATTGCGTAGGCGGACCGGGGCCGCACCCGCCCCTCGTAGTAGTGCGACAGGAACTCGGACTTGTAGGTGGCCATGTCCACGCCCACTGGGCATTCGCTCTTGCAGCCCTTGCACGACAGACACAGGTCGAGGGCATCGAAGACCTCGCGCGACCGCCAGCCGTCGGTGACCACCTCTCCTCGCAGCATCTCGAAGAGGAGGCGAGCCCGGCCGCGAGTGGAGTGCTCCTCGGCGCGCGTCACCATGTAACTGGGGCACATGACGCCGCCCTCCTCGCGCCGGCATTTGCCCACGCCCTCGCAGCGGAGCAGGGCCCGGTCGAGGCGGTTGTCGTCGGCGGAGAGCCGAAAGCGGGTCGGTGGCGCCCACGGCGCCCATCCGGCGCCGAGGCGAAGGTCATCGGTCGGACCACGAAGCCGCCCGGAGTCCGTCGCCGCGTCCACGACTTTGCCCGGGTTCATTCGCGTGTCGGGGTCCCAGATGGCCTTGAACTGACGGAACGCATCGACCAGGTCGGCGCCGAACATCCTCTCGAGCAGGACGCCGCGCTGCTGGCCGTCGCCGTGCTCGCCCGACAACGAGCCGCCGTGGCTCACCACCAGGTCGGCCGCCTCGTCGAGGAAGAGGCGGTAATGATCGACGCCAGCATGTGACGCCAGATCGAACGTGATCCGGGCGTGAACACAACCCTGGCCGAAGTGACCGTAGATGGCCACCTCGTAGTGATGGTCGCGGCACAGGCGGCGGAGGTCGGTGAGGTAGGGACCGACGTGATCAGGTGGGACCGCCGAGTCCTCCCACCCGGGCCAGAAGTCGCCGCCGGGGAGGCGGGCGATGGCGCCCACGGCCTCTTCTCGGACGGCCCAGATCCGAGACCGCGCTCGAGCGTCCTCGAACACTCTGGTCCGCGAGGTGGCCCCGCCATCGATCGAGGCCACGAGCGACCTGACGCGCTCGCCGAGCTCGCTCGACTCGTCGGCGGCCAGCTCGACCACGAGGAAGGCGCGCCCCTCGGGGAGCATCGACA comes from Acidimicrobiales bacterium and encodes:
- a CDS encoding amidohydrolase family protein, yielding MTVLPAPVVHDADSHVMEPPDWFMAYADPALRARLRPAYELNRSELQELNRHRELHADPAYRAEEEEQVWLRKNWRATGSLIAEDRSRALDLLGFASQLVFNTFTNKELVRVEHGGDVDYAYGLARAHNRAMVDFCSADRRLLAVGYVPLVDFELAAATAADAIQIGCRALMIPSACPPGHSPSHVSLDLVWAQAQEARLPVVFHVGGGGRLLDPSYFENGLPPVPDFHGGDGNFRSIDYMAIPYPPMQTLATMIIDGVLDRFPELRVGVIEQGASWVPGWMRSMDSAATAFVRNEERLQRLSLKPSEFVRRQVRVTPYPHEDAGWIIENAGEAVCLFSSDYPHVEGGRNPLGRFEASLAGLPQAAKQRFYGDNFADLMGPHLPG
- a CDS encoding cytochrome c biogenesis protein CcdA, giving the protein MTQSVEGVSYLAAFGGGVVSFASPCVLPIVPAYLSVITGLDVAEVRSGARHHLGRITRDTSLFVAGFSVVFILLGLSATVVGQALFRNHLLLTRVSGAAVLAMALLLLGSVMFTARAGLPGRLSSRAGLPGRLNIPWMYGEARFHPSPSRFGPLAAPVAGAAFGFGWTPCIGPILASVLAVAASQGRSLEGATLLACYSLGLGVPFLATGLAFGRLAGAFDWVRRHFAVLTCSSALVLAGFGVLLALDRLTWVTTQLQTALQDVGLGRLVSLG
- the fdhD gene encoding formate dehydrogenase accessory sulfurtransferase FdhD, whose protein sequence is MSRLVASTKVLALRGDRHVELPDRLAAEEPMEIRVGSPGEHPTAVSVTMRTPGHDFELAVGFLRSEGVVGSSADVSSVRYCDAPPGDEQRYNIVTVQLTRPAALDGVERRFSVTASCGICGTATLDQLRRRCDPLGSGPSVAVSTLLALPDALRRSQRLFEQTGGLHAAGLSDPEGTVLSVREDVGRHNAVDKLVGRSLLDDTLPLGDRVLVVSGRVSFEIVQKAALAGIPILAAVSAPSSLAVTTARDLGMTVVGFIRDQRANVYSHPERVDLAR
- a CDS encoding FAD-linked oxidase C-terminal domain-containing protein; amino-acid sequence: MTDPAALEATLRDAVRGEIRFDRGARAAWSTDASNFRQVPLGVVLPHDVGDVIAAVEACRQHGAHITMRGGGTSLAGQATNTGVIIDTSKHLHRIIEVDAAKRTARVQPGVILDALQHLAGGHGLAFGPDPATHDRCTLGGMIGNNSCGVHSVIGGRTSDNVESLDVLLYDGTRLTVGATSAGELETIIAAGGRRGEIYGALRSLRDRYADRVRQRFPRIPRRVSGYNLDELLPESGFNLGRALAGTEGTCVTVLEAVVRLIALPAHRALVVIGYPDLGDAGDHLPEILQHDPVALEGMDGALFAPLSHQGRHGQGLSMLPEGRAFLVVELAADESSELGERVRSLVASIDGGATSRTRVFEDARARSRIWAVREEAVGAIARLPGGDFWPGWEDSAVPPDHVGPYLTDLRRLCRDHHYEVAIYGHFGQGCVHARITFDLASHAGVDHYRLFLDEAADLVVSHGGSLSGEHGDGQQRGVLLERMFGADLVDAFRQFKAIWDPDTRMNPGKVVDAATDSGRLRGPTDDLRLGAGWAPWAPPTRFRLSADDNRLDRALLRCEGVGKCRREEGGVMCPSYMVTRAEEHSTRGRARLLFEMLRGEVVTDGWRSREVFDALDLCLSCKGCKSECPVGVDMATYKSEFLSHYYEGRVRPRSAYAMGLIMYGARIGSGAPRLVNAVTRTPALAGAVKRAAGVAPRRPVPRLAEKTFRSWFARRPRPAWRPGRRPVLLLPDTFSNFFHPEVDRAVVTVLEAAGFEVLVPPRVVCCGRPLYDYGMLATARRLHAQLLDVLRPMIRAGVPIVVAEPSCCASIRDELGELAPDDPDVTRLARQTHTLGELLQLHAPDWELPDGGGGVLVQGHCHQRAVMGMDDDIAVLDRMGVAWTTPDSGCCGLAGSWGFEAEKYQLSMAVGERVLFPAVRDADPATEVMADGFSCRTQIEHGTGRRAVHLAQLIERRLVGPGEDGAGRGITTP